One window of the Candidatus Microbacterium colombiense genome contains the following:
- a CDS encoding iron chelate uptake ABC transporter family permease subunit encodes MSTLSSRAAERPVAFRGAAARSAGLIVAIVVLLIAVLLSLMVGAKSLAPPTVIAALIDFDGSDAQAIVRDSRLPRTIVGLVVGPALGVCGALIQAFTRNPLADPGILGVNAGATFAVTIGVGLLGVRGPNSYVWFALIGALLVTLVVYLIGASGRGGPSAGRMTLAGVAIGAVLSGVTSIVMLKNMEVFTTLRFWGLGSLGGRDESAVAIIAPFIAVGLVISFLVARPLNAIALGDDLGRTLGAGLIRTRVISIIGVTILAGGATALAGPIAFIGLMVPHAVRWFTGPDQRWIIAFSAVVAPSMLLLSDVIGRVVLPTGELQVSIVTAVLGAPVLIALARRKRVSGL; translated from the coding sequence TTGTCCACGCTGTCCAGCCGCGCCGCGGAACGCCCTGTGGCGTTCCGCGGCGCAGCAGCGCGAAGTGCGGGCCTCATCGTCGCGATCGTGGTTCTCCTGATCGCCGTTCTGCTCAGTCTGATGGTCGGCGCCAAGTCGTTGGCACCGCCGACGGTGATCGCCGCCCTGATCGACTTCGATGGCTCCGACGCGCAGGCGATCGTGCGTGACTCTCGTCTGCCTCGGACGATCGTGGGGTTGGTCGTCGGCCCGGCGCTCGGCGTATGCGGAGCGCTGATCCAGGCGTTCACGAGGAACCCGCTCGCCGACCCTGGAATTCTCGGGGTCAATGCCGGTGCGACCTTCGCCGTCACCATCGGTGTCGGTCTGCTCGGTGTTCGCGGGCCGAACTCCTACGTATGGTTCGCGCTGATCGGCGCCCTTCTCGTGACACTTGTCGTGTATCTGATCGGGGCGTCCGGGCGTGGAGGGCCGTCAGCAGGGCGGATGACCCTTGCTGGAGTCGCGATCGGGGCAGTCTTGAGCGGCGTCACGTCGATCGTGATGCTCAAGAACATGGAGGTGTTCACCACCCTGCGGTTCTGGGGTCTCGGAAGCCTCGGTGGGCGCGACGAGAGCGCGGTGGCGATCATCGCGCCGTTCATCGCGGTCGGTCTCGTCATCTCATTCCTGGTCGCCCGCCCTCTCAACGCCATCGCGCTCGGTGACGACCTCGGAAGAACGCTGGGGGCGGGCCTGATCCGCACCCGCGTCATCTCGATCATCGGTGTGACGATCCTCGCCGGCGGGGCGACCGCCCTTGCGGGCCCGATCGCCTTCATCGGGTTGATGGTTCCGCACGCGGTCCGCTGGTTCACCGGACCCGATCAGCGCTGGATCATCGCGTTCTCCGCGGTCGTGGCGCCGAGCATGCTGCTGCTCTCCGACGTGATCGGCAGGGTCGTGCTCCCCACCGGGGAACTGCAGGTGAGCATCGTGACCGCCGTGCTGGGCGCTCCGGTGCTGATCGCGCTCGCGCGTCGGAAGCGGGTGAGCGGACTGTGA
- a CDS encoding ABC transporter ATP-binding protein has translation MTQTPSSRLRAAGVTIGYDRRIISTDLSVDIPDGSFTVIVGPNACGKSTLLRALSRLIQPDAGDVVLDGKSIHDYRAKEVARRVGLLPQSSLAPDGIRVADLVARGRYPHQTMLRPWSDDDERAVADAMSATGVTELAGRLVDELSGGQRQRVWVAMVLAQQTPLLLLDEPTTFLDIAHQIELLELLTDLHETGSTLVAVLHDLNHAARYATHLIAMKDGAVVAEGAPADIVTAQLVEEVFGLACVVVPDPITGKPSVVPIGRQRAQRTS, from the coding sequence ATGACTCAGACCCCCTCCAGTCGCCTGCGTGCGGCAGGTGTGACGATCGGCTACGACCGTCGCATCATCTCCACCGATCTCTCGGTGGACATTCCCGACGGCTCCTTCACGGTGATCGTCGGTCCCAATGCCTGCGGGAAGTCGACGCTGCTGCGGGCGCTGTCGCGGCTCATCCAGCCGGACGCGGGTGATGTCGTGCTCGATGGGAAATCGATCCACGACTACCGCGCGAAGGAGGTCGCGCGGCGAGTCGGCCTGCTTCCGCAGAGCTCGCTCGCGCCCGATGGGATCCGCGTGGCCGATCTGGTCGCCCGCGGTCGCTACCCGCACCAGACGATGCTGCGGCCCTGGTCGGACGACGATGAACGAGCGGTCGCCGATGCGATGTCGGCCACGGGCGTCACGGAGCTGGCGGGCAGACTCGTCGACGAGCTCTCGGGCGGGCAGAGACAGCGTGTCTGGGTGGCGATGGTGCTCGCTCAGCAGACGCCGCTGCTCCTACTGGACGAACCGACGACCTTCCTCGACATCGCCCACCAGATCGAACTGCTCGAGCTGCTCACCGACCTTCACGAGACGGGGAGCACGCTGGTCGCCGTGCTGCACGACCTGAACCACGCTGCCCGCTATGCCACGCACCTGATCGCCATGAAGGACGGAGCTGTCGTCGCGGAGGGGGCGCCCGCCGATATCGTCACCGCGCAGCTGGTCGAGGAAGTCTTCGGGCTGGCGTGCGTCGTGGTTCCCGATCCCATCACCGGTAAGCCGAGTGTGGTGCCGATCGGCAGGCAACGCGCGCAACGCACCAGTTGA
- a CDS encoding MFS transporter: MNTSATASPWKQPAQVWAVAFACVVAFMGIGLVDPILPAIADSLQASPVETELLFTSYLLVTGLAMLVTSWISSRIGAKATLLIGLALIVVFALLCALSGSVDAVIGFRAGWGLGNALFISTALATIVGAASGGSSAAIILYEAALGLGIAIGPLLGGILGEQSWRGPFFGVVALMAIAFVAVLVLLRGPSEKRVPIAFSAPFTALRRPALAVLAIAALFYNIGFFVLLAFSPFPLGFGALGIGFTFFGWGVALAVTSVWVAPVLMRRVPRTRIILTVLPLLALDLIVAGLVVGSAAALVTCIVVGGLLLGIMNTVLTEAVMEATDLPRSVASSSYSAVRFLGGAMAPPIAALLWHAFNATVPYLFAAAAVLIAALTVFLGRHILAHIDDEPVDALEEDAAAILVGDAA, translated from the coding sequence GTGAACACCTCCGCCACCGCATCCCCGTGGAAGCAACCCGCACAGGTCTGGGCGGTCGCCTTCGCCTGCGTCGTGGCGTTCATGGGCATCGGACTGGTCGACCCGATCCTTCCCGCGATCGCCGATTCACTCCAGGCCTCACCGGTCGAGACCGAACTGCTCTTCACCAGCTATCTGCTCGTCACCGGGCTCGCGATGCTGGTGACGAGCTGGATCTCGAGTCGTATCGGCGCGAAGGCGACCCTGCTCATCGGGCTCGCGCTCATCGTCGTCTTCGCACTGCTCTGCGCGTTGAGCGGCAGCGTGGACGCCGTCATCGGCTTCCGCGCGGGCTGGGGTCTGGGCAATGCCCTGTTCATCTCCACGGCCCTCGCCACCATCGTCGGCGCAGCCTCCGGAGGGAGCAGCGCCGCGATCATCCTGTACGAGGCCGCACTGGGGCTCGGGATCGCGATCGGCCCCCTCCTGGGTGGCATCCTCGGCGAGCAGAGCTGGCGTGGTCCGTTCTTCGGTGTCGTCGCCCTGATGGCGATCGCGTTCGTCGCCGTGCTCGTCCTCCTGCGCGGACCGAGCGAGAAGCGTGTGCCCATTGCGTTCTCCGCACCGTTCACCGCGCTGCGTCGCCCGGCTCTGGCCGTGCTGGCCATCGCCGCGCTGTTCTACAACATCGGGTTCTTCGTGCTCCTGGCCTTCTCGCCGTTCCCGCTGGGCTTCGGCGCTCTCGGCATCGGCTTCACGTTCTTCGGGTGGGGTGTCGCCCTCGCGGTCACGAGCGTGTGGGTCGCACCTGTCCTGATGCGCCGGGTCCCGCGTACGCGCATCATCCTGACGGTCCTCCCCCTGCTCGCACTCGATCTGATCGTCGCCGGCCTCGTGGTCGGAAGTGCTGCCGCACTCGTCACGTGCATCGTTGTCGGCGGCCTGCTGCTCGGCATCATGAACACCGTGCTGACCGAAGCCGTGATGGAGGCGACCGACCTGCCGCGCTCGGTGGCCTCGTCGTCGTACTCGGCCGTGCGATTCCTCGGAGGTGCGATGGCTCCGCCGATCGCCGCGCTGCTCTGGCACGCGTTCAACGCGACGGTCCCGTACCTGTTCGCCGCAGCGGCCGTGCTCATCGCCGCTCTGACGGTGTTCCTCGGTCGCCACATCCTGGCGCACATCGACGACGAGCCGGTCGACGCGCTCGAGGAAGACGCCGCCGCCATCCTGGTCGGCGACGCCGCGTAG
- a CDS encoding GNAT family N-acetyltransferase, protein MDDITLRLWDAGDLALLHRANTVEMTTHLNGPESDTEVADRHARYLRCLTSGEAQMFVILRGGHAVGSIGFWKTTWKQEPAFETGWFVLPEAQGHGIAGRALAALLEEIHRHQDARHWLVAFPETANPASNAICRRAGFALVGSSTETFRSADLTINEWVLDLRAPVSS, encoded by the coding sequence ATGGACGACATCACTCTGCGGCTGTGGGATGCCGGTGACCTCGCACTCCTGCACCGAGCGAACACCGTCGAGATGACGACGCACTTGAACGGGCCGGAGAGCGATACCGAGGTCGCCGACCGCCATGCGCGATATCTCCGCTGTCTGACGAGCGGAGAGGCCCAGATGTTCGTCATCCTGCGGGGCGGGCACGCGGTCGGCTCCATCGGATTCTGGAAGACGACCTGGAAGCAGGAACCCGCCTTCGAGACCGGATGGTTCGTCCTTCCCGAGGCGCAGGGCCACGGTATCGCGGGCCGCGCGCTCGCCGCGCTGCTCGAGGAGATCCACCGGCACCAGGATGCCAGGCACTGGCTCGTCGCATTCCCCGAGACCGCGAACCCGGCATCCAACGCGATCTGCCGGCGCGCCGGCTTCGCACTCGTGGGCAGCTCCACCGAGACCTTCCGCAGCGCCGACCTGACGATCAACGAGTGGGTGCTCGATCTGCGCGCCCCGGTGTCCTCCTAG
- a CDS encoding ABC transporter substrate-binding protein, with amino-acid sequence MSRPFRRAPRTLIAFATLILAASSITACAAPQSAADNASAESSSDAYPVTVEHVYGETTIDEKPQRIVALGWYSLDVVAALGEVPVAVEDFSWGNVDTYLPWFADKVDELGGELPEIIQFTDAGEYDFEQILALAPDVILANHSGISETVYKRLTEIAPTVAFAESTWASDREQLTLTIGAVLDKEQEAQQLLDDADAAIASAAEAHPEFQGIVFTYGWFLGEGETSLGLYLPRDPRVPLLEQLGFTSSPDVAALEDTTKEFYANVSLEELGDIESQFHVGWVNTPADVDHTLSDPLISRWAPVAADSYYFFEDQRLAWATTAPSVLSIPSTIDDLADALASAVPAAN; translated from the coding sequence ATGTCCCGCCCGTTCCGGCGCGCCCCCCGAACGCTCATCGCGTTCGCCACCCTGATTCTCGCCGCCTCGTCGATCACCGCATGCGCGGCCCCTCAGAGCGCGGCCGACAACGCTTCCGCGGAGTCGAGCTCCGACGCCTATCCCGTGACCGTCGAACACGTCTACGGAGAGACGACCATCGACGAGAAGCCCCAGCGCATCGTCGCTCTCGGCTGGTATTCGCTCGATGTCGTCGCCGCGCTCGGTGAGGTACCGGTCGCTGTCGAAGACTTCAGCTGGGGCAACGTCGACACGTATCTCCCGTGGTTCGCCGACAAGGTCGACGAACTCGGCGGCGAGCTTCCCGAGATCATCCAGTTCACGGACGCGGGGGAGTACGACTTCGAGCAGATCCTGGCGCTCGCACCGGATGTCATCCTCGCCAATCACTCCGGCATCAGCGAGACCGTGTACAAACGGCTGACGGAGATCGCCCCCACCGTGGCATTCGCCGAATCGACGTGGGCATCGGATCGGGAACAGCTGACTCTCACGATCGGGGCTGTGCTCGACAAGGAGCAGGAAGCCCAGCAGCTTCTCGACGATGCCGACGCGGCGATCGCGTCCGCCGCGGAAGCGCATCCGGAATTCCAGGGGATCGTCTTCACCTACGGGTGGTTCCTGGGAGAGGGCGAGACGTCTCTGGGACTGTACCTTCCGCGCGACCCTCGGGTTCCGCTCCTCGAGCAGCTCGGCTTCACCTCCTCACCCGACGTCGCCGCACTCGAGGACACGACGAAGGAGTTCTACGCGAACGTCAGCCTCGAGGAACTCGGAGACATCGAGTCGCAGTTCCACGTGGGCTGGGTGAACACGCCCGCCGACGTCGACCACACGCTGTCCGACCCCCTGATCTCACGGTGGGCGCCGGTCGCGGCGGACTCCTACTACTTCTTCGAGGACCAGCGTCTCGCCTGGGCGACCACGGCGCCCAGCGTGCTCAGCATCCCGTCGACGATCGACGATCTCGCTGACGCGCTCGCGAGCGCGGTCCCCGCCGCGAACTGA
- a CDS encoding AraC family transcriptional regulator, protein MPGRTYENLEAHREFVLPDQYFEPHSHDADQLAWIPGGARIRVGDSRWHLHGDHFAWIPGLVEHEMQMSGASEMFSLYLAPSLRLPEQRWSRPLVLPADAVAVAVVQSLCAHQVQEARLQASLALLTQILSSTNESYDALAVPADARARVVAEAILDDPQDSRDLEEWARHLDLSTKTLHRAFLADTGLSFSQWRTRARVYAAERLLVEGHAVQDTAELVGYRTPTGFIKAFRHVFGSTPATYIRAKRRLQGAPPLRRSGV, encoded by the coding sequence GTGCCTGGAAGGACATACGAGAATCTCGAGGCGCATCGCGAGTTCGTTCTCCCCGATCAGTATTTCGAACCACATTCGCACGATGCCGACCAGTTGGCGTGGATTCCCGGCGGCGCGCGCATCCGCGTCGGAGACTCCCGCTGGCACCTCCATGGCGATCACTTCGCCTGGATCCCCGGGCTCGTGGAGCACGAGATGCAGATGTCGGGCGCCTCCGAGATGTTCAGCCTCTACCTCGCCCCCTCACTCCGGCTCCCCGAGCAGCGCTGGAGCCGGCCGCTCGTGCTCCCCGCTGACGCCGTCGCCGTGGCCGTGGTGCAGAGCCTGTGCGCCCATCAGGTTCAGGAAGCGCGCCTGCAGGCATCCCTCGCTCTGCTGACACAGATCCTGTCATCGACGAACGAGAGCTACGACGCATTGGCGGTGCCGGCGGACGCGCGTGCCCGGGTGGTCGCCGAGGCGATACTCGATGACCCTCAGGACAGCCGCGACCTCGAGGAGTGGGCCCGTCACCTCGACCTCAGCACGAAGACCCTCCATCGGGCGTTCCTCGCCGACACCGGTCTCAGCTTCAGCCAATGGCGCACCCGCGCGAGGGTCTACGCGGCTGAACGGCTGCTCGTCGAAGGACACGCGGTGCAGGACACTGCGGAGCTCGTCGGCTACCGCACACCGACCGGCTTCATCAAGGCGTTCCGCCACGTGTTCGGTTCGACACCGGCGACGTACATCCGCGCCAAGCGACGCCTGCAGGGCGCTCCCCCCTTGCGCCGCTCCGGGGTCTGA
- a CDS encoding MarR family transcriptional regulator: MERIDVIPSIVLSAHALARIAAQDAGNEAPAAQWRILSLLDQQGGRRIGELASAARTTQPGMTRLIGALERDGLVTRSPDADDSRAIAVDITSTGRTVLREWRAEFRDTLAPRFAALSTEDWDTLTRAAEILAIHTDPTSQTGAER, from the coding sequence ATGGAACGTATCGACGTCATCCCCTCGATCGTGCTCTCGGCGCACGCGCTGGCACGCATCGCCGCCCAGGATGCCGGGAATGAAGCACCGGCCGCGCAGTGGCGGATACTGAGCCTGCTCGATCAGCAGGGCGGCAGACGTATCGGAGAACTCGCGAGCGCTGCGCGCACCACTCAACCGGGCATGACCCGCCTGATCGGCGCTCTCGAACGCGACGGCCTGGTCACGCGCTCCCCCGATGCCGACGACTCGCGGGCGATCGCGGTCGACATCACATCGACCGGCCGAACCGTGCTCCGCGAGTGGCGTGCCGAATTCCGCGACACCCTCGCGCCCCGATTCGCCGCCTTGAGCACCGAGGACTGGGACACGCTGACCCGCGCTGCCGAGATCCTCGCCATCCACACCGACCCCACCTCACAGACAGGAGCAGAACGGTGA
- a CDS encoding iron chelate uptake ABC transporter family permease subunit: MIDPAPRILALRVGPGIWRIELRTLVVRLVLVMLVLALAAAALTIGTYQLDISQVVAALTGGGEDNVRKLVLEWRLPRVLFAVLGGLALGVSGAIFQSLTRNPLGSPDVIGFDAGSYSGALIVMLVLGSASYAMIATGAVIGGVITALLVYLLAYRRGIQGFRFIIVGIGVSAFLVGINSYLLISTGAQEARAAVAWGFGSFSALGYEQLLPFSIVLIVILPLVAMLWRGFSQLELGDDAARAVGVGVERTRLATTVLGVALTAIVTAAAGPISFVALVAPQVARRLVRSPGLDLVSAGIMGAALMLAADFIGQRIDITVGLVTVVLGGGYFAWLLIREGFRR; encoded by the coding sequence ATGATCGATCCTGCGCCGCGGATTCTCGCGCTGCGGGTCGGACCCGGAATCTGGCGAATCGAACTGCGCACGCTGGTCGTGCGTCTCGTGCTCGTGATGCTGGTGCTCGCTCTCGCTGCCGCGGCCCTGACGATCGGCACCTATCAGCTCGACATCTCCCAGGTGGTCGCCGCCCTCACAGGCGGTGGAGAGGACAACGTCCGCAAACTCGTGCTCGAATGGCGCCTACCCCGGGTGCTCTTCGCCGTGCTCGGCGGTCTCGCGCTGGGAGTGAGCGGGGCGATCTTCCAATCACTCACCCGCAACCCGCTCGGCAGTCCCGACGTCATCGGCTTCGACGCTGGGTCGTACTCAGGCGCACTCATCGTGATGCTCGTGCTGGGTAGCGCGTCGTATGCCATGATCGCCACCGGAGCAGTCATCGGCGGTGTCATCACCGCTCTGTTGGTGTATCTGCTCGCCTATCGCCGTGGCATCCAGGGCTTCCGCTTCATCATCGTCGGCATCGGGGTCTCCGCCTTCCTCGTCGGTATCAACAGCTATCTGCTGATCAGCACGGGTGCGCAGGAGGCACGTGCCGCGGTGGCGTGGGGCTTCGGATCCTTCTCAGCGCTCGGCTACGAGCAGCTCCTACCCTTCAGCATCGTGTTGATCGTGATCCTCCCGCTCGTGGCGATGCTGTGGCGTGGGTTCTCGCAGCTCGAACTCGGCGACGATGCGGCCAGGGCGGTCGGGGTGGGCGTGGAACGCACCAGGTTGGCGACGACAGTCCTGGGGGTGGCTCTCACCGCCATCGTGACGGCGGCAGCGGGACCCATCTCGTTCGTCGCGCTCGTCGCGCCGCAGGTCGCACGGCGGCTCGTGCGCTCGCCCGGGCTCGACCTGGTGAGCGCCGGCATCATGGGTGCCGCGCTCATGCTCGCGGCGGATTTCATCGGGCAGCGGATCGACATCACGGTCGGTCTGGTCACTGTCGTTCTCGGCGGAGGGTACTTCGCCTGGTTGCTCATCAGAGAAGGATTCCGTCGATGA
- a CDS encoding histidinol phosphatase has protein sequence MTVSSPADAFRNDLALALRLADAADAQSLVRFDASDLEISTKADSSHVTDADLATERAIRDLLAVERPDDGIFGEEFGAQGDTHRQWVIDPIDGTANFLRGVPLWGTMIALAIEGVPQVGVVSMPALGRRWWASAGAGAWTATADGPRRLQASTVDTLDEASVSFQSITQWVDAGHREQLLRVAERVWRDRAYGDVYPYMLLAEGRLEMVAEFDVKEYDIAAAVPIVREAGGRMTSFDGVETISDRSTLATNGVLHDAFLALLHD, from the coding sequence GTGACCGTCTCCTCCCCCGCTGACGCCTTCCGCAACGACCTCGCGCTCGCGCTCAGACTCGCCGATGCCGCCGATGCACAGTCGCTGGTGCGATTCGACGCCTCCGACCTCGAGATCTCGACCAAGGCCGACAGCTCGCACGTCACCGATGCCGACCTCGCGACAGAGCGAGCGATCCGCGATCTGCTCGCGGTGGAACGTCCGGATGATGGCATCTTCGGCGAGGAATTCGGAGCCCAAGGCGACACCCATCGGCAGTGGGTCATCGACCCGATCGACGGCACGGCAAACTTCCTCCGCGGCGTTCCGCTGTGGGGCACGATGATCGCCCTCGCGATCGAGGGAGTCCCCCAGGTCGGCGTCGTCAGCATGCCCGCGCTCGGACGGCGCTGGTGGGCGTCCGCGGGCGCGGGGGCATGGACCGCGACCGCCGACGGGCCACGTCGGCTCCAGGCATCCACCGTCGACACCCTGGACGAGGCGAGCGTGAGCTTCCAGAGCATCACCCAGTGGGTGGACGCCGGTCACCGGGAGCAGCTGCTCCGCGTCGCCGAGCGCGTGTGGCGAGACCGCGCCTACGGGGACGTCTACCCCTACATGCTGCTCGCAGAGGGCAGGCTCGAGATGGTGGCGGAGTTCGACGTCAAGGAGTACGACATCGCCGCGGCCGTCCCGATCGTCCGCGAGGCAGGTGGGCGGATGACCTCGTTCGACGGAGTCGAGACGATCTCCGACCGCTCGACACTCGCAACCAACGGCGTTCTCCACGACGCCTTCCTGGCACTGCTGCACGACTGA
- a CDS encoding dihydrodipicolinate synthase family protein produces MSLFAGLSAFPLTPLLDDAVDERAFAGLVERLTSAQVDSITALGSTGCAAYLSPAERARVAHLAVEHADETPVFVGISALRLSEVLTHADNAAHAGASALLLAPMTYQPLTPDDVFGLYRAVTAHTDLPVIVYDNPGTTHFTFSPELYGRIGELPGIASIKIPGVPRDPDAARAHVSTIRAAVPAGVTIGVSGDALGAAGLAAGCDAWYSAIGGTLPAPMLRITQTARQGDIGTALVESARLAPLWDMFAEFGGSLRVIAAIAEYLELAPARCLPLPIRGLDDEQRRRVSAVIEELSLN; encoded by the coding sequence ATGTCGCTCTTCGCAGGTCTCAGCGCCTTCCCCCTCACTCCGTTGCTCGACGACGCCGTCGACGAGCGCGCCTTCGCCGGCCTCGTCGAGCGGCTGACCTCCGCGCAGGTCGATTCGATCACCGCCCTGGGCTCCACCGGGTGCGCGGCCTATCTCAGCCCGGCCGAACGTGCTCGCGTTGCGCACCTGGCGGTCGAGCATGCCGACGAGACTCCGGTCTTCGTCGGCATCAGCGCGCTGCGCCTGTCGGAGGTGCTCACGCACGCCGACAACGCCGCCCACGCCGGCGCATCTGCTCTCCTCCTGGCGCCGATGACCTACCAGCCGCTGACACCGGATGACGTGTTCGGTCTGTACAGAGCTGTCACCGCGCACACGGACCTTCCGGTGATCGTCTACGACAACCCGGGCACCACTCACTTCACGTTCTCCCCCGAGCTCTACGGACGCATCGGCGAGCTCCCCGGAATCGCATCGATCAAGATCCCCGGTGTCCCTCGCGATCCGGATGCCGCTCGCGCCCATGTCTCGACCATCCGGGCCGCCGTACCCGCCGGCGTCACCATCGGCGTCTCCGGCGATGCTCTCGGCGCAGCCGGTCTCGCGGCCGGATGCGATGCCTGGTACTCGGCCATCGGCGGCACCCTGCCCGCACCGATGCTGCGCATCACGCAGACTGCGAGACAAGGCGATATCGGAACAGCATTGGTCGAGTCGGCCCGTCTGGCACCGCTCTGGGACATGTTCGCCGAGTTCGGCGGCAGCCTTCGCGTCATTGCCGCGATCGCGGAGTATCTCGAACTCGCTCCTGCACGCTGCCTCCCGCTGCCGATTCGCGGGCTCGATGACGAACAACGCCGCCGGGTATCGGCCGTGATCGAGGAACTTTCATTGAACTGA
- a CDS encoding Ig-like domain-containing protein encodes MRKLGAIVATAIVAVTTVGGIGATAAVAADYDYPGAIDPASIVVTTTDGSPDTTVDERLRIDAAWSVPDGAVGGQTFGFTLPTQFAGFTGSFAVPAQDDPTQTVAKCTVSTGRPPVVTCTLTDYVDGRSDISGSLWFQVTAAEETTSTTVDFTVDGTVTPVAIPGGAIVGEELPTVPEKWSWQTADGRLAWQLLIPGAGFADADPLIIDDTLTPAGAGFAEHHNVDDALSVWSTNSAGTDRRPVTAWTGGWNDSGTAFHLEIAGPIDPARLYSVRYYTVPSAPANGDSFGNVANIGGVVVRDTEVWTGAGGGAGTGQTPGMFSIQKVLAGDATAVIPDGTTFEVAYSYGNPVVRKELEVTVGGPTSSISLPRGTVVTLEEIDLPTLAGVTWGTPSFSGTGVRSLEQGKAEVTIVTGATVAITLTNTAARVEVPPTTPPTTTPPPTTVKTPPATPPSELPLTSGLASTGSDVPSGLLWAGGVIMLLGLALTGGAALRRRGAHRDE; translated from the coding sequence ATGAGAAAGCTCGGGGCGATCGTCGCGACGGCGATCGTCGCGGTCACGACGGTCGGAGGAATCGGGGCGACGGCAGCAGTCGCGGCGGACTACGACTATCCCGGAGCCATCGACCCGGCATCCATCGTGGTGACCACGACCGATGGCAGCCCGGACACGACCGTCGACGAAAGACTCCGGATCGACGCCGCGTGGAGCGTGCCGGACGGGGCTGTGGGCGGTCAGACCTTCGGGTTCACTCTGCCGACGCAGTTCGCAGGCTTCACGGGTTCCTTCGCGGTTCCCGCGCAGGACGATCCGACGCAGACCGTCGCGAAATGCACGGTCTCCACCGGTCGGCCACCCGTGGTGACGTGCACACTCACGGACTACGTCGACGGTCGCTCCGACATCTCCGGTTCACTGTGGTTCCAGGTCACGGCAGCCGAGGAGACGACGAGCACGACCGTGGACTTCACCGTCGACGGAACGGTGACGCCGGTAGCCATCCCCGGCGGCGCGATCGTCGGTGAAGAGCTGCCGACCGTGCCCGAGAAGTGGTCCTGGCAGACGGCAGACGGCAGACTCGCGTGGCAGTTGCTCATTCCCGGCGCCGGGTTCGCCGACGCTGATCCACTGATCATCGATGACACTCTCACCCCCGCCGGTGCGGGTTTCGCCGAGCACCACAACGTCGACGACGCGCTCTCGGTGTGGAGCACGAACTCCGCCGGCACGGATCGTCGACCGGTGACCGCGTGGACCGGCGGCTGGAATGACAGCGGCACCGCTTTCCATCTGGAGATCGCCGGCCCGATCGATCCCGCGCGCCTCTACTCCGTGCGGTACTACACGGTGCCGAGTGCGCCGGCGAACGGGGACTCCTTCGGCAACGTCGCGAACATCGGCGGGGTCGTCGTGCGCGACACCGAGGTCTGGACCGGGGCCGGCGGAGGTGCAGGAACCGGCCAGACTCCGGGAATGTTCTCGATCCAGAAGGTTCTCGCGGGCGACGCGACCGCTGTCATTCCCGATGGCACGACGTTCGAGGTCGCGTACTCCTACGGCAACCCTGTCGTGCGCAAGGAGCTCGAGGTGACGGTCGGTGGTCCGACGTCGAGCATCTCGCTCCCGCGGGGCACGGTCGTCACGCTCGAAGAGATCGATCTGCCGACGCTCGCCGGCGTGACCTGGGGAACACCGAGCTTCAGCGGAACCGGAGTGCGCAGTCTCGAACAGGGGAAGGCGGAGGTGACCATCGTCACCGGTGCCACCGTCGCGATCACGCTCACGAACACCGCGGCGCGGGTGGAGGTTCCGCCGACCACGCCGCCGACGACAACGCCGCCGCCGACGACCGTGAAGACGCCTCCGGCGACTCCACCGTCCGAGCTCCCGCTCACGAGCGGGCTCGCGTCGACCGGATCAGATGTTCCCTCGGGACTCCTGTGGGCTGGGGGAGTCATCATGCTTCTCGGGCTGGCGTTGACCGGCGGCGCGGCACTGCGCCGGCGCGGAGCGCACCGCGACGAGTAG